One window from the genome of Bacteroidota bacterium encodes:
- a CDS encoding PhoH family protein, producing MSLTDRSDKKIFVLDTSVILYDHHAIKNFKEHDVVIPITVLEELDNFKKGNDTKNFAAREFIRYIDKISGRNTLQDWVNINGKGHGLFKIEMNQHAKVDSEKVFGERKADHRILNTALYLSEQNPARKVIMVTKDINLRLKAKSLNLNAEDYETGKIKDVDEMYTGRSVVEKIPTETIDEIYEKGSSDPANILKRTKPVANHFYVLKNGSKSVLAHYNQEENVMERVKKVSAYKINPRNAEQAFALDAILNPQLSLVSLQGVAGTGKTLLSLAGALEQRRNYHQIYLARPVVPLSNKDIGYLPGDIKSKLNPYMEPLWDNLKFIKNQFDEKDKEFKQISEMVENEKLVVCPLAYIRGRSLSNVFFIVDEAQNLTPHEVKTIISRAGENTKIIFTGDVFQIDTPYLDTQSNGLSYLIDRLKGQKLYAHVTLEKGERSELANLANEFL from the coding sequence ATGTCCTTAACCGATCGTAGTGACAAAAAGATTTTCGTTCTTGACACATCCGTTATCCTGTACGACCACCACGCGATAAAAAACTTTAAAGAACATGATGTGGTTATTCCAATTACTGTACTTGAAGAACTGGATAATTTTAAAAAGGGTAACGACACCAAAAATTTCGCAGCACGTGAGTTCATCCGCTATATCGATAAGATATCGGGCCGTAATACCCTGCAGGATTGGGTAAATATAAACGGCAAAGGTCACGGCCTTTTCAAAATTGAAATGAATCAACATGCTAAGGTTGATTCAGAAAAGGTATTTGGCGAACGCAAAGCCGATCACCGCATATTAAACACCGCCCTCTATTTAAGCGAGCAGAATCCGGCCCGTAAAGTGATCATGGTTACCAAAGATATTAACCTTCGCCTGAAAGCCAAATCACTTAACCTGAATGCAGAAGATTATGAAACCGGTAAAATAAAGGACGTTGACGAAATGTACACCGGCCGTTCGGTCGTTGAAAAGATTCCTACTGAAACCATAGATGAGATCTATGAAAAAGGCAGCAGCGACCCGGCAAATATTTTAAAACGGACCAAACCGGTTGCCAATCATTTTTACGTTTTAAAGAACGGATCAAAATCTGTGCTGGCACATTACAACCAGGAAGAAAATGTGATGGAGCGGGTTAAAAAAGTTTCGGCCTATAAAATTAATCCGCGTAATGCAGAGCAAGCTTTTGCCCTCGACGCCATTTTAAATCCACAACTCAGCCTCGTAAGCCTGCAAGGTGTTGCCGGTACCGGAAAAACTCTTTTATCATTAGCTGGGGCACTGGAACAACGCCGGAACTACCACCAGATCTACCTTGCCCGCCCCGTCGTTCCGCTTAGCAACAAAGACATTGGTTACCTGCCGGGTGATATTAAATCGAAACTAAACCCCTATATGGAACCTCTTTGGGACAACCTCAAGTTCATCAAGAACCAGTTTGATGAAAAGGACAAAGAATTCAAACAGATAAGTGAAATGGTAGAGAATGAAAAGCTCGTTGTTTGTCCGCTGGCTTATATTCGCGGGCGGAGTTTATCGAACGTGTTTTTCATTGTAGATGAGGCTCAGAATCTTACACCGCATGAAGTAAAAACGATCATCAGCCGCGCAGGTGAAAACACAAAGATCATATTTACCGGTGATGTGTTCCAGATTGATACGCCATATCTTGATACACAAAGTAACGGTTTGTCGTACCTGATCGATCGCCTGAAAGGCCAGAAACTCTATGCACATGTTACCCTTGAAAAGGGTGAACGTTCGGAGCTGGCTAACCTGGCGAATGAGTTTTTATAA
- the atpB gene encoding F0F1 ATP synthase subunit A translates to MKIRQQYPVYTRFYKLLLTTTCVLVFSLAFGNTEEVAKEKKFNPGELIMDHIGDAHDWHLWGEGDNATSIPLPVIIYSKERGFDIFLSSNFHHGHKTYKGYKLEHNHVLAVNETEVVDAHEATVNEDLSKDLWDISITKNVVTLFFSCIFMLWLFISVAKAYVTNKNGAPKGKQSFVEPLITFIRDEVAKPSIGPKHEKYLPYLLTVFFFILINNLLGLIPIFPGGTNLTGNIAITMTLAVISLIVIVITANRNYWRHIFAMPGIPIGILVILTPIEILGFILRPFVLMIRLFANITAGHIIALSFYSLIFIFGEMNTGLGYGVSVLSIAFTVFMGFLELLVAFLQAYVFTLLSAMYFGAAIEDHHHAEEHH, encoded by the coding sequence GTGAAGATAAGGCAACAATACCCGGTATATACCCGTTTTTATAAACTCTTACTTACAACAACCTGTGTCCTCGTATTTTCGCTGGCTTTTGGTAATACAGAAGAAGTTGCCAAAGAGAAAAAATTCAACCCCGGCGAATTGATAATGGATCATATCGGAGATGCTCACGACTGGCATCTCTGGGGAGAAGGCGACAATGCAACCAGCATTCCACTTCCTGTTATTATCTATTCTAAGGAAAGAGGCTTTGATATATTCCTGTCATCAAACTTTCATCACGGGCATAAAACTTACAAAGGCTACAAACTCGAACATAATCATGTGCTTGCTGTTAACGAAACGGAAGTAGTTGATGCTCATGAGGCCACAGTAAATGAAGATCTTTCAAAGGATTTATGGGACATTTCAATTACTAAAAATGTTGTGACACTTTTCTTTAGCTGCATTTTCATGTTGTGGCTGTTCATATCAGTAGCAAAGGCTTATGTTACCAACAAAAACGGCGCACCAAAAGGAAAACAATCTTTTGTTGAACCGCTCATAACTTTTATCCGTGATGAGGTAGCAAAGCCAAGTATTGGTCCGAAACACGAAAAATATTTACCCTATCTGCTTACTGTATTCTTTTTTATACTGATCAACAATCTCCTGGGATTAATTCCGATTTTCCCCGGTGGAACAAATCTAACCGGCAATATTGCTATTACGATGACCCTTGCCGTAATTTCACTTATTGTAATAGTCATTACAGCCAACAGAAATTATTGGCGCCATATCTTTGCCATGCCCGGTATTCCTATTGGAATATTGGTCATCCTTACACCCATTGAAATACTGGGATTTATCCTTCGCCCTTTTGTATTAATGATACGGCTTTTTGCAAACATCACTGCCGGGCATATTATTGCCCTATCCTTTTATAGTCTGATTTTCATATTTGGTGAAATGAATACAGGATTAGGTTATGGTGTATCCGTTCTTTCAATTGCATTTACTGTATTTATGGGGTTCCTTGAACTGTTAGTGGCATTTCTGCAGGCCTATGTATTTACTTTGCTTTCTGCAATGTATTTCGGAGCTGCTATTGAAGATCACCATCATGCTGAAGAGCATCACTGA
- the atpE gene encoding ATP synthase F0 subunit C → MFLFTLLQEAAGGGAGYGIAALGAGVAAVGAGIGIGRIGGSALESMARQPELMNDLRANMILTAALVEGAAFFAMVVGLLVIFMK, encoded by the coding sequence ATGTTTCTATTCACATTACTACAGGAAGCTGCTGGCGGAGGTGCCGGTTATGGTATCGCTGCGCTTGGAGCGGGTGTAGCTGCAGTAGGTGCAGGTATCGGTATTGGTCGCATTGGCGGAAGCGCATTGGAATCAATGGCGCGTCAGCCGGAGTTGATGAACGACCTTCGTGCCAACATGATTCTTACTGCCGCACTTGTTGAAGGTGCCGCTTTCTTTGCAATGGTGGTTGGGTTACTTGTAATCTTTATGAAGTAA
- a CDS encoding F0F1 ATP synthase subunit B, with product MELVKPAFGLIFWMSISFGIIVFILKKYAWSPILGMLKEREEGIQNALDAAKKAKEEMAALQSNNERIIHEAKAERDKLLKEAREMKDSIITEAKTKATKEGEKLINAARESINNEKMAAITELKNQVAQLSVEIAEKILKEELSSQDKQKTLVKALLEDVNLN from the coding sequence ATGGAATTAGTAAAACCGGCGTTTGGACTTATCTTTTGGATGTCCATTTCATTTGGAATCATTGTTTTTATTCTTAAAAAATATGCATGGTCTCCTATATTAGGCATGCTGAAAGAACGTGAAGAAGGAATTCAAAATGCTCTTGATGCTGCTAAAAAAGCTAAAGAAGAAATGGCGGCTTTACAATCTAATAATGAGCGTATTATTCACGAAGCCAAAGCAGAACGCGATAAACTTTTAAAGGAAGCCCGCGAAATGAAAGACTCCATTATCACTGAGGCCAAAACAAAAGCAACAAAAGAAGGAGAGAAACTCATAAACGCTGCCCGCGAAAGCATTAACAACGAAAAAATGGCTGCTATCACTGAATTGAAAAACCAGGTGGCCCAGCTTTCAGTTGAAATAGCTGAGAAAATATTGAAAGAAGAACTTTCATCTCAAGACAAGCAAAAAACATTGGTAAAAGCATTACTGGAGGATGTTAATTTGAATTAG
- the atpH gene encoding ATP synthase F1 subunit delta codes for MTKVASRYAKSLLDLSIEKGSVEKVYADMKLILNTCKESHDLRVLLNSPIIKSDKKLSVFKEIFNGKIEKLTLDFLTIIIHKRREMYIPETADAFTEQYKKYKNIITAIVTTAFGLDDELRKKVLEVVKKSADSEIELIEKIDKNIIGGFIIRVGDKQDDTSISRKLKSLYRTFNENPYIKEF; via the coding sequence ATGACCAAAGTCGCATCACGTTACGCTAAATCACTGCTCGACCTTTCAATAGAAAAAGGCTCGGTAGAAAAAGTTTATGCGGACATGAAACTAATACTGAATACCTGCAAGGAAAGCCATGATCTACGCGTATTGTTAAACAGTCCCATTATTAAAAGTGATAAGAAATTGTCTGTTTTTAAAGAAATCTTCAACGGCAAAATTGAAAAGCTGACGCTTGATTTTCTGACTATCATTATTCATAAGCGAAGGGAAATGTATATTCCGGAAACCGCTGACGCATTTACAGAGCAATACAAAAAGTACAAAAACATTATCACAGCCATTGTTACTACAGCATTCGGACTTGATGATGAGCTTCGCAAAAAAGTGCTTGAAGTAGTTAAAAAGAGTGCGGATTCCGAAATTGAACTGATCGAGAAAATTGACAAAAATATTATCGGCGGATTTATTATACGGGTTGGCGATAAACAGGATGATACCAGCATTTCGCGTAAACTAAAATCGCTCTATAGAACATTTAATGAAAATCCGTACATAAAGGAGTTCTGA
- a CDS encoding F0F1 ATP synthase subunit alpha yields the protein MAEIKPAEVSAILRQQLSGHKTASELEEVGTVLQVGDGIARIYGLSNVQSGELIEFENGLRGIVLNLEEDNVGAVLLGSSNDVKEGDTVKRTRKIASINVGEGMLGRVVDTLGLPIDGRGPVKGQTYEMPLERKAPGVIYRQPVNEPLQTGIKAIDAMIPIGRGQRELVIGDRQTGKTAVCIDTIINQKEFYEAGKPVYCIYVAIGQKGSTVANIQRVLEENGAMAYTVIVCATASDPAPMQFYAPFAGAAIGEFFRDTGKPALIIYDDLSKQAVAYREVSLLLRRPPGREAYPGDVFYLHSRLLERAAKINANDDIAQKMNDLPESIRSIVKGGGSLTALPIIETQAGDVSAYIPTNVISITDGQIFLESNLFNAGVRPAINVGISVSRVGGNAQIKSMKKVAGTLKLDQAQYRELEAFSKFGSDLDAATKAVLDKGSRNVEILKQGQFSPLRVEQQVAILYCGTKGLLRDVPTNKVREFEADFLQYLESKHKDLLNELKAGKITDKETAVIESVAKDMTKKYKK from the coding sequence ATGGCAGAAATAAAACCAGCAGAAGTATCTGCGATATTAAGACAGCAGTTATCCGGTCATAAAACCGCATCCGAACTTGAAGAAGTTGGAACCGTATTACAGGTGGGTGATGGTATTGCGCGCATCTATGGATTAAGCAATGTTCAATCAGGTGAGCTGATCGAATTCGAGAACGGACTGAGAGGCATTGTACTTAACCTGGAAGAAGATAACGTTGGAGCTGTACTACTTGGTTCTTCAAACGATGTTAAAGAAGGTGATACCGTTAAACGTACACGTAAAATTGCATCTATCAATGTAGGCGAAGGTATGCTTGGACGTGTGGTTGACACGCTTGGCTTGCCAATCGATGGCAGAGGTCCTGTTAAAGGACAAACCTATGAAATGCCCCTGGAAAGGAAAGCCCCTGGTGTTATCTATCGTCAACCTGTAAATGAACCTTTACAAACAGGTATAAAAGCAATTGATGCGATGATACCTATCGGCCGCGGACAACGTGAGTTGGTTATCGGCGACCGCCAAACCGGTAAAACTGCCGTTTGTATCGATACGATCATTAACCAGAAAGAATTTTACGAAGCAGGGAAACCTGTTTATTGTATTTATGTAGCGATCGGACAAAAAGGATCGACCGTTGCGAATATACAACGTGTATTGGAAGAGAACGGCGCGATGGCTTATACAGTTATTGTTTGCGCCACCGCATCAGACCCTGCTCCAATGCAGTTCTATGCTCCTTTCGCAGGTGCTGCTATTGGCGAATTTTTCCGTGATACCGGCAAACCGGCACTTATCATTTATGATGACTTATCAAAACAAGCTGTTGCATACCGGGAAGTATCCCTGTTATTGCGCCGCCCTCCCGGACGTGAAGCATATCCAGGTGACGTATTTTATCTGCACAGCCGTTTGTTAGAGCGTGCCGCTAAAATAAATGCAAATGATGATATCGCCCAAAAGATGAACGATCTTCCTGAATCGATCAGGAGTATTGTTAAAGGTGGTGGTTCTTTAACAGCTTTACCGATCATTGAAACACAAGCGGGTGACGTATCTGCTTACATTCCGACCAACGTAATTTCCATCACTGACGGACAGATCTTCCTTGAGTCGAACCTGTTTAACGCGGGCGTTCGTCCTGCTATTAACGTGGGTATTTCGGTATCACGTGTGGGAGGTAATGCGCAGATCAAATCAATGAAAAAAGTGGCGGGGACATTAAAACTTGACCAGGCACAGTATCGCGAACTGGAGGCCTTCTCTAAATTCGGTTCCGACCTGGACGCCGCCACCAAAGCAGTACTTGACAAGGGTTCACGTAACGTTGAAATCCTGAAGCAAGGACAATTTTCACCGCTCCGCGTTGAACAACAGGTTGCTATTTTATATTGCGGCACCAAAGGTTTATTGCGCGATGTACCTACAAATAAAGTAAGAGAATTTGAAGCTGATTTCCTTCAGTACCTTGAAAGCAAACACAAAGACCTGCTAAATGAATTAAAAGCCGGCAAGATCACTGATAAAGAAACTGCGGTGATTGAAAGTGTAGCGAAGGATATGACGAAGAAATATAAAAAATAA
- the atpG gene encoding ATP synthase F1 subunit gamma, with the protein MANLKEVRNRIVSVSSTQQITSAMKMVSAAKLKRAQDAITQIRPYANKLKDILENLSASLASSEGIFSKQRPVKNVLLVVINSNRGLCGAFNSNIIKKASQLIREQHQGCNIQIITIGKKATDFFKKTNYKLVSSHNELYDGLTFKNVAPVAEKIMQGFANGEYDKVELIYNQFKNAAVQLPMAEQFLPVLPPKQEGNKTLSIDYIFEPGKEEIVQDMIPRSLKTQLYKALLDSNASEHGARMTSMHKATDNAKELIRALKLSYNKARQAAITGEILEIVGGSEALNN; encoded by the coding sequence ATGGCTAATTTAAAAGAAGTACGGAATAGAATAGTATCTGTAAGTTCAACGCAACAGATCACCAGCGCAATGAAAATGGTGAGCGCGGCTAAGTTGAAACGTGCACAGGATGCCATTACCCAGATTCGCCCGTATGCCAATAAGCTGAAAGATATACTTGAAAACCTTAGCGCCAGTCTTGCCAGTTCGGAAGGAATTTTTTCCAAACAACGGCCCGTAAAAAATGTATTGCTTGTTGTGATCAACTCCAACCGCGGCTTGTGCGGGGCATTTAACAGCAACATTATTAAAAAAGCCAGCCAATTGATCCGTGAACAACACCAGGGTTGCAACATTCAGATAATAACAATCGGCAAAAAGGCCACTGATTTTTTTAAGAAAACCAATTACAAATTAGTGAGTTCACATAATGAATTATATGATGGGCTTACCTTCAAAAATGTTGCTCCTGTTGCTGAAAAAATAATGCAGGGTTTTGCTAACGGCGAATACGATAAAGTTGAATTGATCTATAACCAATTCAAGAACGCTGCCGTTCAATTACCAATGGCTGAACAGTTTTTACCTGTCCTTCCTCCGAAACAGGAAGGGAACAAAACCTTATCTATCGATTATATTTTTGAACCCGGCAAAGAGGAGATCGTACAGGACATGATTCCCCGTTCATTAAAAACACAATTGTATAAAGCTTTGCTCGATTCAAATGCCTCTGAACACGGCGCCCGCATGACCTCCATGCACAAAGCTACCGATAACGCCAAAGAACTGATACGCGCGTTAAAACTCAGCTACAACAAAGCCCGTCAGGCTGCTATTACAGGTGAAATACTTGAAATTGTGGGTGGCTCGGAAGCGCTGAATAATTAA
- a CDS encoding transglycosylase SLT domain-containing protein — protein sequence MIRLIIIIRVILIIGLLNSRPFVVLAQVLDVVPPMFQDDPIASTLDSIAMVNYFDKGLVKPVAPRSNKFNFAPDSIPRYDASVYESRLAKIDAESPFDLEYNDAVKSYIEMYAMRKRDLVSRVMGMSQLYFPMIEQQLDKYDIPLEMKYLAIVESALNSRVRSRAGAMGLWQFMYSTGKMYDLKVTSYVDERCDPYKATVAACEYLRFLYDMFDDWQLVLAAYNSGPGNVNKAIRRSGGKKTYWEIRPYLPRETQGYVPAFIAVNYVMRNTAEHNLYSSIPKRSFFEVDTVKIKQQITFEQVSAVLNIPVEEVEFLNPQYKKGIIPYSAEDPYSLCLPAAKVGSFITNEQAIYAYLKKANPNSQDILAMQEVMKVHTVRRGEKLHSIANRYKCTIYDLKVWNNLKTNYVKTGQKLTVYVNKVASDNATTVKSQQAAPVLKQEVVSAQVVSENAATQTDQGKFYTVGKGDTLWDIARKTGTTIEEIKRLNNFSNNYVLLPGKKIKVG from the coding sequence ATGATTCGTTTAATCATAATAATAAGGGTGATTCTCATCATTGGTCTGTTAAACAGCAGACCGTTTGTCGTATTGGCCCAGGTACTGGATGTGGTACCTCCAATGTTTCAGGATGATCCCATTGCGTCAACACTTGACAGTATCGCGATGGTAAATTATTTCGATAAAGGATTGGTTAAACCAGTGGCTCCCCGGTCCAATAAATTTAATTTCGCACCTGATTCAATACCACGTTACGACGCGTCTGTTTATGAATCCCGTCTGGCAAAGATCGATGCCGAATCTCCATTCGATCTGGAATACAATGATGCTGTGAAAAGTTATATCGAAATGTATGCCATGCGCAAGCGTGATCTCGTTTCGCGCGTTATGGGCATGTCGCAGTTATATTTCCCAATGATAGAGCAGCAGCTCGATAAGTACGATATCCCCCTTGAAATGAAATACCTTGCTATTGTTGAATCAGCTCTTAACTCGCGTGTCCGCTCACGCGCAGGCGCAATGGGGTTGTGGCAGTTCATGTATTCCACAGGTAAAATGTACGATCTTAAAGTCACTTCCTATGTGGATGAACGCTGCGACCCATATAAAGCTACAGTTGCGGCTTGCGAGTATCTACGTTTTTTATACGATATGTTCGACGATTGGCAATTGGTGCTTGCGGCATATAACAGTGGCCCCGGTAATGTGAATAAAGCGATCAGGCGTTCAGGTGGTAAAAAAACCTACTGGGAAATTCGCCCTTATTTACCGCGCGAAACACAAGGCTATGTACCCGCATTTATAGCGGTCAATTATGTGATGCGTAATACGGCAGAGCACAACCTGTATTCAAGCATTCCTAAGCGTTCTTTTTTTGAGGTGGATACTGTGAAAATAAAGCAGCAGATCACTTTCGAGCAGGTATCAGCTGTACTGAATATACCGGTTGAAGAAGTCGAGTTTTTAAATCCACAGTATAAAAAGGGTATTATTCCATATTCCGCGGAGGACCCATACTCATTATGTTTACCGGCCGCCAAGGTTGGAAGTTTTATTACAAATGAGCAAGCTATATATGCCTATCTGAAAAAGGCCAACCCTAACAGCCAGGATATATTGGCTATGCAGGAAGTGATGAAAGTGCATACTGTTCGCAGGGGAGAGAAGCTTCATTCGATCGCTAACAGGTATAAGTGCACCATTTACGATCTTAAAGTTTGGAATAACCTTAAAACAAATTATGTAAAAACCGGTCAAAAACTCACCGTATATGTAAATAAAGTCGCCAGTGATAATGCTACTACTGTTAAGTCGCAGCAGGCAGCACCTGTTTTAAAACAGGAAGTCGTTTCTGCCCAGGTTGTATCGGAGAATGCTGCAACTCAAACGGACCAAGGCAAGTTTTACACTGTTGGCAAGGGGGATACATTGTGGGATATTGCCCGCAAAACAGGGACTACTATTGAAGAGATCAAACGTTTGAATAATTTCAGTAATAACTATGTGTTACTTCCGGGAAAAAAGATCAAAGTAGGATAG
- a CDS encoding nucleotide pyrophosphohydrolase, which produces MTIKEAQQQVDKWIKKYGVRYFSELTNMAILTEEVGEVARVISREYGDQSFKKSDKDKNLAEELADVFFVVICLANQTNIDLTKALKNNLEKKTKRDKTRHKNNEKLRVGK; this is translated from the coding sequence ATGACCATAAAAGAAGCGCAGCAGCAGGTTGATAAATGGATAAAAAAATACGGGGTCCGTTATTTTTCAGAACTCACTAATATGGCTATTCTGACCGAAGAAGTAGGAGAGGTAGCGCGGGTAATATCCCGTGAGTATGGCGATCAGAGTTTTAAAAAGTCGGATAAAGATAAAAATCTCGCAGAGGAATTGGCCGATGTGTTTTTTGTAGTGATCTGTCTGGCCAATCAAACTAACATTGACCTGACCAAAGCGTTGAAGAATAACCTCGAGAAGAAGACGAAACGGGATAAAACAAGGCATAAGAATAATGAAAAATTGCGCGTTGGAAAATGA
- a CDS encoding D-tyrosyl-tRNA(Tyr) deacylase yields the protein MRVVVQRVLNASVTIDGNVKSSIGKGLLILLGIEDADNVEDIQWLSTKICNLRIFDDEAGVMNLSVKNSGGEIILVSQFTLHASTKKGNRPSYLKASRPDIAIPLYEAFVKQLESDLGKSISTGTFGADMKVALVNDGPVTIVIDSKNKE from the coding sequence ATGAGAGTGGTTGTTCAAAGAGTTCTAAATGCTTCTGTTACAATTGATGGTAATGTAAAAAGCTCAATTGGAAAGGGTTTATTGATATTGTTGGGAATTGAAGACGCTGACAATGTTGAAGATATTCAATGGCTGAGTACAAAGATATGTAACCTCAGAATATTTGATGATGAAGCGGGTGTGATGAATTTATCAGTAAAAAATAGTGGCGGAGAAATTATACTTGTATCGCAATTTACATTACACGCAAGTACTAAAAAAGGGAATCGCCCATCTTATCTGAAAGCATCCAGGCCGGATATTGCGATTCCATTGTATGAAGCATTTGTCAAACAACTTGAATCCGATCTTGGCAAATCTATATCAACAGGCACTTTTGGAGCTGATATGAAAGTTGCTTTGGTGAATGATGGTCCGGTTACGATTGTAATTGACAGTAAAAATAAGGAGTAA
- the rsgA gene encoding ribosome small subunit-dependent GTPase A, giving the protein MQGLVIKSTGSWYMVRSESGETVECRIKGKFRMDGIKNTNPVAVGDKVTYELESEVNKGVITELEPRRNYIIRKSTNLSKQSHIIAANMDQAFLLVTLAMPRTSAGFVDRFLITAEAYSIPVNLVFSKIDIYTEEENVELQRWKKLYENIGYKCFEVSALKVEGIEQLRSLMSNKTSLISGHSGVGKSSLINALDPRLELKTGELSAAHSKGIHTTTFAELFELSNGGFIIDTPGIKEFGMFDMRKEELSHFFLEMRALFNKCKYDSCLHLTEPNCAVKKAIEEGLIAESRYNTYLAIMSGKELDKVYEK; this is encoded by the coding sequence ATGCAAGGATTAGTAATAAAATCAACCGGCAGCTGGTACATGGTTCGCAGTGAAAGTGGCGAAACTGTTGAATGCCGCATTAAGGGCAAATTCAGGATGGATGGTATTAAAAATACCAATCCTGTGGCTGTTGGAGATAAAGTAACGTACGAGTTAGAGAGCGAAGTAAATAAAGGTGTGATAACAGAACTGGAACCGCGCAGGAATTATATCATTCGCAAGTCAACTAACCTTTCCAAGCAATCGCATATCATCGCTGCCAACATGGACCAGGCTTTTTTGCTGGTCACATTGGCTATGCCGCGTACGTCGGCGGGATTTGTGGATAGGTTCCTTATTACAGCGGAGGCATACAGTATACCGGTAAATCTGGTGTTCAGTAAGATTGATATTTATACAGAAGAGGAAAATGTTGAATTACAAAGATGGAAGAAGCTGTATGAAAATATTGGCTACAAATGTTTTGAAGTTTCGGCTCTGAAAGTGGAGGGGATAGAACAATTAAGGTCGTTGATGAGCAATAAAACAAGCCTGATCTCCGGGCATTCAGGTGTGGGCAAATCATCATTGATAAATGCGCTTGATCCGCGCCTGGAATTGAAAACAGGGGAGCTATCAGCGGCCCATTCAAAAGGAATACACACAACAACTTTTGCCGAACTTTTTGAATTGTCGAATGGAGGGTTTATTATTGATACGCCCGGCATAAAAGAGTTCGGGATGTTTGATATGAGGAAGGAGGAATTATCACATTTCTTTCTTGAAATGAGAGCTTTATTTAACAAATGCAAATACGATTCATGTCTGCATTTGACCGAGCCCAATTGTGCGGTAAAGAAGGCTATTGAAGAAGGATTGATAGCTGAGTCGCGTTATAATACATATTTAGCAATAATGAGTGGTAAGGAATTGGATAAAGTGTATGAGAAGTAG
- the gldA gene encoding gliding motility-associated ABC transporter ATP-binding subunit GldA — protein sequence MSIKVNNISKLYGAQKALNNVSFEVSSGEIVGFLGPNGAGKSTMMKILTCFIPPTNGTAFVCGHDIAEQSIEVRKCVGYLAEHNPLYLDMYVKEYLEFIAGLHPDKIARTDIAARVKKMIEITGLQVEQKKKIGALSKGYRQRVGLAEALIHDPQVLILDEPTTGLDPNQLAEIRSLIKEVGREKTVMLSTHIMQEVEAICDRVIIINKGEIVADDKTENIQKTKGNKQIITVEFDKETSADSLKTVPGITSAKNIREQTWQLIADSEKDVRPEIFQYAVQNNLSVLTLQKEEQRLEDVFKELTT from the coding sequence ATGTCAATCAAAGTAAATAACATAAGCAAATTATACGGTGCACAAAAAGCGCTGAACAATGTATCGTTTGAAGTTAGCTCTGGAGAAATAGTTGGTTTCCTTGGCCCCAATGGCGCAGGCAAATCGACCATGATGAAAATTTTAACCTGCTTTATTCCTCCGACTAATGGTACGGCCTTTGTTTGCGGGCATGATATTGCCGAACAAAGTATTGAAGTACGTAAATGTGTGGGCTACCTGGCTGAACATAATCCGCTTTACCTCGATATGTACGTAAAAGAATACCTGGAATTTATCGCGGGGCTTCACCCCGATAAAATAGCACGTACTGATATTGCAGCCCGCGTTAAGAAGATGATCGAGATTACCGGCCTGCAGGTTGAACAAAAGAAAAAAATAGGCGCTCTTTCAAAAGGTTACCGCCAACGTGTAGGCCTTGCGGAGGCTCTTATACACGACCCGCAGGTGCTGATCCTCGATGAGCCAACAACAGGTCTTGACCCTAACCAGCTCGCCGAAATACGTTCACTTATTAAAGAAGTGGGCCGCGAAAAAACGGTTATGCTCTCCACACATATCATGCAGGAAGTGGAAGCCATTTGCGACCGCGTAATCATCATCAACAAAGGAGAAATTGTAGCCGATGACAAAACAGAGAACATCCAGAAAACAAAAGGCAACAAACAAATCATAACCGTTGAGTTTGACAAAGAAACTTCTGCTGATTCTCTCAAAACTGTTCCCGGCATTACCTCCGCGAAAAATATTAGGGAACAGACCTGGCAATTAATCGCCGATTCCGAAAAAGACGTCCGCCCGGAGATCTTTCAATACGCTGTGCAAAATAATTTATCGGTACTTACTCTTCAAAAAGAGGAGCAAAGGTTGGAGGATGTGTTTAAGGAGTTGACGAC